Within Pseudorca crassidens isolate mPseCra1 chromosome 8, mPseCra1.hap1, whole genome shotgun sequence, the genomic segment GTTTTCACAGCATAGTAGTTAGAAGCAGATTGTGAAAGTTGCCAGTTTTAAGGCCTGGGACTCCAGAGAAGTCCCAGAACATTCTATTTTAGTTAAATCTGGTCACAAAGCCAGCCTAAGCTGGCTTTCAAGTGTGGGAGGGGTGAGTAGGATGAGTAATAAGCTTCACCTCTTGATGTAAGAAGCATCATATGTATGAAAGGGGAAGATCTTGGGGGGCCATCTTTGGTGACTAGTGGCTACATAGAGCTAACATTTTATGATTATCTATTTACTCTTGCTTTAGTGTAAAAATGGAAGAGTCTCTCTGCAGTTCAGTAAAAAGGAACTCAGAATTATGTCTTATTGCCCCTTATCATAACGTATCAACAGTTATTGAAAACCTACTTCCAATTAATTCTCCCACTTCCTCAGAGCTGGCTTAAATTTGCTACATCTTAGAAAGTTGGATAAACAAATTTCTACTAAGGGGAAAATAGCTGACAGCATTCTTCTTAACTCCCTGCATATTTGCCTTTTAAATATCAGACACTTGTGAATTACAGGgtgataaaatgaatattttatgagTGTGACAGGGAGAGATCAATTCATTCTCATTAAGTCATACTGGTTTACTCTTGAGTTGATTCTGGAAGTATCAGGATTCCAGCCCACGTGAAAAATTGATCAAAGTTGGCACAGCTAGAGCTGGTGAACCCTGAGACGGACCTATGAAGAGAGCCCCATGAGAATGGGGAGTCCGGAGTCTGTGCAGTTGCATCTTGGCTTGTGAGGAAGATGATGAAGCTGAGACACAGGTGATATAGCTCGTAAAAGGTAAGATTACATAGAGAATCTAGAGGAGCCCACAGGAGGTGAAGTGAATCATTTTAACTTTGCCATGCTGACCATAAGGGCCTGGAGAAGTGTCTGACCTAGACTTCCCGAGGAAACTTGAAGCCCAAAAGGTAAATAGGAGTATTAATGCGAATGGTTAAGATTCAGGCAAAGGGAATAACACAAAATGTGGAGAGGGGGGCTtgcctggtcctggaagatcccacatgctgcagagcaactaagcccgtgtgccacaactactgagcctgtgctctagagcccgcgagccacaactactgagcccgtgtgccacaactactgagcctgcactctagaccccatgaaccacaactactgagcccgtgtgccataactactgagcctgcactctagagcctgcgagccacaactactgagcccacgagccacaactactgaagcccacgcgcctagagcccgtgctccacaagaaaagccaccgcaatgaaagcccgcgcaccgcaacgaagagtagcctccgctcgccgcaactagagaaagaccgcatgcagcaacaaagacgcaatgcagccaaaaacaaataaaattaattaaataaatctatttaaaaaatgtggagaggaagacagagaagtTCGGCTACACTGAGCAGAGGGTGAGAGGAGATGAAGGTTAAGACACAGGCAAGGGTCAATTTAGGTAGGGTCCAGTGGTCTGAAATTTACCTTACGGGCAACGGGGAGCCACTGCGAGATTTTAAGCAAGGGGTTAGTCCGCTGAGACTcagaagtgacttgtccaatttattcaaataggaaaagaaacagaaaattaactcCTAATTGTTTATAATTAACTAATTCCTAGTGAATTAACTAATTCTAATTCCCTGCTATCCCATGTTTACCACTAACCTGCCAATTCAGAAGGCAAGATAACCGTTTCTAACTGGCCACTTGCTCTGCGGAAATGGCCTGTGTTTCAACCGGAAATAAAATGACCGCTACGCACGCCCCCTAATGGCAGGATGCAGCCAAGCCAAGTCCGGAAAGCCGCAACACCGGAAGGGGCCGGCTGTTTCCGGTGAAACCCCAACGAAACACAAGCTCAGCGGGCGAATCTGGGAGATTCGGCTAGCGTGCCCAGTGCACTCGGCTCCGCGACGTCGTATGCGCGCTTTTGCGCAGGCGCAGCAGCTACCGCGTAGGAAACGCGTACGCAAAACCGTGCGCGTGCCCGATCTCCGTCCGGCGCATCGGTGCTGCTTCGAGGGTAAAACCTTTGGAGCTGTGAGGCGGATATTTGTTCTCTTAACTACAACTCCCAGCATGCCTCGCACCTCATTAATGGTACTAAGTGTAGTTTCCTAGGATAGGTTAAAAAGAAGCTGAGATGACGATGACGtaccaaggaggaaaaaaattgaatatgCTGTTTGAGCACATTATTCACCGAAGCCCCAGTGGCCTAATGGATAAGGCATTGGCCTCCTAAGCCAGGGATTGTGGGTTCGAGTCCCATCTGGGGTGACTATActtttgcctttaaaataataaaactttttacCTTTCCTCCTTCTTAAACAATTATAGCGAAAAATACTAACTTAATTTTACTCTTTAAAGATGGAAAATGTATGCGTGGTTTTTCTAGGTGTGAGGCTACAGTTTGCGAGAATCAACATACTCCCATTCCCTTCTTCTGAGCCGTAACCCCATTAAGATTTCTGCTAAGTCAGTACGTTGAATTTTGACATCCCCTCTAGACATAAAATCTTCTCAAAGTTTTCTATTTCAAATTGACACCCACTTCCGACGTGCCCTCATTTTCTTCAGTCAATGGTCTGTCACCGAATGGCGTCTGAAATGACGCAGTCAGGAAGGGAACTAGGACCTTCTTTCCCCTTGCCCGGCCTGTCTTCAGGCTCTTCAGTAACACTCGGCTTTCGTTTGCTTTTGTCTTAACACCTTAGGACGCCGCTCGGTGTTCGATTAATAACGCTCCGCAAAGAAGGGAAGTGAGACATTCCACTGTCCTGCAGTCGATAGGGGAAGCCGGCAGTCTGGTTCCGACCGTACCATTAAGCGGCTGAGCAAGGGGGTGGTGAGGGAGTAAGAGGGGAGTAGGGCGCCGTCCCGCGCCAAGCTCGGACGACGGGAAAATGGCGGCCTTGGGGTCACCGCTGCGTACTTGGCGAGGCCTTCTCCGAGAGTTGCGCTACTTGAACGCGGCCACAGGCCGACCCTATCGCCACACCCCGGCCTATCGGTACCTCGTGAAGGCTTTCCGTGCACATCGGGTACGGAAGCCCGTGTCCGGGGGCTCCAGCGTCCCTTTCccgggaagggagggagagtcgggtctgggcagggtggagcgcgCCTGGCCTTAGCCCTCATTTCTGAGGCTCTGGTTCCCTCCAAACAGATCGAGGACCGGCGGGAAGGCAAAGTCATCCTGGGGTGGAGCCGTCCCTGAGGATTTCATTGGCTGTCTTTGGCCTGTGTGGAGGGGAAAGTGAGAAGGAAGTGAAATGGCGGAAATAGAGAGGGACAAGAAAAAAGATGTCCTTGGTGGAGAGTGTAGAGTCCCAGGCCACAGCATCTACCCAACACTCTCCTTCCCGGAGGAGAGCTATTCTGTGAACCGGTTTTTGATGCAGAGAGGAAATATTGGGCGCTTCTTGAAAAGCAGGACTACGCCGCTTCGGGGAATGGTGCCTTGCAGAGCTGAACTAGAAACCTCTAATGAGGTGGTACTGTGAGTTACAACATTAACGCGATATGTGACCAGACAACAGTTTTTCCGCCTGTAGTagataaatatgtacatatgggAGGCCGTCATTCTTGGAAAATCCCTTTGTGAAATCCGCACTCCTTCTACCCCTTAGGCAAGATCGGATGGAAGATAGTTTCTTTCTTCAAAAGGGGCAACTGAGGCTCGGGGACAGTTGACCTGTACAAGCACATGTATAGGAACAGCTAGGCTCTAGGTTACTCGGTTCCCAAATAAGAGTCTTCCATTTAATTGCTGACTCTAGAGTTCCTGATCTGGCTTGGAAAGACGTTGCAGCCTTTCTCAGAAATATAAATTGGAGAGTCAGCTTGGGCTTTAGCAAAGGAAACTTAGCGTCTTTTGAGCAGTGTGGGAAAGGGGAGAACCGTCATCCTAACTCTTGATTTTCTGAACCATGGAAGTTAGAATGCAAAATGTTAGAACTAAACTTcaactaatttttttatttttttttttgcggtatgcgggcctctcactgctgtggcccttcccgccgcggagcacaggccctggacgcgcaggcccagcggccatggctcacgggcccagccgctccgcggcatgtgggatcttccgggaccggggcaagaacccgtagcccctccatcagcaggcggattctcaaccactgcgccaccagggaagccctcaactaatttttaaaaggtcacaATATTAGGGACTGTTAGGAACTTGGCTAACAACGACGAATAAGAGCCACATGGGTGCTGTCTTTTAAGAAGCTTACAATCCACCCGAGGAGCCATATAACCAAGGACTTAGAATAAACAAGTGCTAAGGGAGTAAATAGACAACAGGGGTCCTGGCATACAGACGGGGTAGGCTTTCAGGAGGAAATTCATTAACCAGGGACTTGAAGAATAAATTCGAGTTAGCAAGTAAATGGGGGTTGGGGAAGATGAGGTCCAAGTAAAGAAGGTGCATAACTGAAAGCCCAGAGGTGGAGGAACTGACAGGTGAGAGCTGCTAAGGTTTAGGGTGTGGTGGATGACGTGGAGGAAGATGAGGTAGGTGGTAGGCAGCAATTTAAACTTTATTGGAAATGTAATGGGAAGTCACTCTTAAGATTTTTAAGGTGACATGATTATAGTTGTACCTAATGGAGGCAACATTATTGCCCTTGAGAAGGCCTTGGTAATGGCTCTGAAATTCCTTGGAAATACACCTGAAATTCATGCTAAAAATTCCAGAAACACCACTCTGTGAAATGCAtatgaggatatggggaagggttCTATTTCCTGCTGGCTCAGAGCTAACTCAATAATCTATgcccattttctctctcctctccctagGCTGAAGGGATTCAGTTAGGGAGGGATCTCCCCTTTCTCCatagagaaaatacaattttctatttcattagaTCTCTTGGTCTCTTGTGGTTCATTTACTATGTAATATTGCTGATGCTTCTCTCCTGACTCCTCTGACTCAGGCTGAATCAAGATCAGTTACGTTCTGTCCTATACTAACATAGAATTCCTGTTTCAAATTCTATCAATTTAGACTTATATAATAGAAATGAATGTTACCCTTTGTTGATGCTTGACATTAGTGTTGGTCACtcataaatttttaattataaaaagttaaattgaTTAAAGcagatgaattttatttttgagcaGCTTATAGGTGCCATTTTCATATATGTGATCTGCAAATCTTAAAGCACACATTCTAGTTTTCAGATTCCAAACCTAGATATTCAAGTAAAGAAAGGTCAAAGAGAGACATGTAGGCAGTGGTGCCCAAAGATTAATCCACACTTGAACAGGGCTCCTTAAGTCATTTGAGGCTATGCACACATCTTTGTCTTACCTTTCCTGCCCCTTTCTCACAGCCTCAGAACATAAAACTAGTCAAGTAAAGTCTGTGTACTAATTTAATCTGGAAGTTAATTatgatgaagaaaaaacaaagtttgTAGTCACTTTGGAATGGATATGACATTTCCAGCTTCTAAAGGTCATCAGAATACAGATTTTTCAGATGAATAAGTAAATTGTGAGAGCGAGTATAATTAAGTAGTATGAACATATgcatattacttttatttataaaaccttcattttgttaatggtgaGGACAAagctatttttcagaaaaataagtttttaattttcattgaaaTGAAAGGCATATGCCATATTAACCGAAGTCCACAGTCACATAAAATAAAGCAGCCCTTCATTTGTTTGAAGGGGAGAAAGTTCTGTATTTTATTCCTTAGGTGACGTTAATGATCAGTGACctgactatattccccatctCTGCCATTAACCAACCATAGAGCCTCTCTGGGCTTTAGTTCCCTCATTCGTTAAATGAGGGTGTTGAACCAAGAGATAAACTTTTTTCCAGTATTAAAATTTGAGGACATGATGAAATGCTTCAGTGAAACTCTTTGTAAAATTCCTCTTTGATTAACAGGTGCCAGCTTTCCTAATCATCAACAGTTACAGAGTGCCCCTATATATGTACAGAGTGcctttatatatgttattaagtatacacaaacacatgtttGTATGTCCTCTGCATTTACTTTCATTCTAGAGAATGCTTGTTTAATGAAACTTTCTCTGTGGACCTGTATCTGCAGCTGGGCTGTTAATAGAATATCTGACCTTGCTACTTCTCCAGGTCACCAGTGAGAAGTTGTGCAGAGCCCAGCATGAGCTTCATTTCCAAGCTGCCACCTATCTCTGCCTTCTGCGCAGCATCCGAGAACATGTGGCCCTTCACCAGGAATTTCATTGCAAGGGTGAGCGCTCAGTGGAGGAGTCGGCTGGCTTAGTGGGTCTCAAGTTGCCCCCACAGCCTGGAGGGAAGGGCTGGGAGCCATGAAAATGGAGAGATTCCTTGGATGCTGCCTTCATACAAGAATTTAATAATTTCTATCAATATGTAtttatcattaaattttttttaaagtttaggggTTTTCTCTGAAATTTTGTTGACTGaatttctctgaaattttttgacTGAGGTTTTCTTAGGGAGGTTTCATCTTTACTCTCAGTGAATTTTCTGAAGTTCCTACACTAGGCTGCTTGATGTTCTTGATTTACTTTTAAaactctttagttttctttttaatttaaaaagtaatacagcCTATTAAGGAATTCAAATGGTACAGACATAAAATAAAGCCCTCTTACCTTTTcccttgtccctccctcccctctcccaaccCCATTACCAGGTGGTAACGATTACTAACAGTTTGGTGGGCATGTTTCTAGATGTTTCCTATGCATAAAcaaacaattatacatatatacctttTATCTAAGTACACAAATATGATGTTAAGGTCCTGgtaggaaacagatggcacactcaTACAGGGTTACTGAGGAGAGTTAATGAAGGGATATTTATAAAGATGTGGGTTGAATTAAGGTCAACAAGACAGTGGGGGGCTGTTATCTCCCAAGCCTGACAGAGTTGACCCTTAGGTATAAGAACATGGCCACCACTCATCTGCAGGCTGCAGGAAGGCCAGGGAGAGGGCAATGGAATGAGCACACTGACCGCTCCGCTTCTGCCGTCTACCTTCCATGTCAAATTGCTCTTCCTTCTGAATTCTGTCTCAGGGTGAAGGGCTCCATAATGCACTTGGCTGACCAAGTCAAGAACTTGGGCTTCattctgtatttctctttctcttcactcTCCAGATCCAGTCAGTAAGTTCTGCTTTTGCAAGAACTGTTAGCATCACTGTCTCTGTCCTAGTTGAAGCACTGGAAATCTTTTGGCTGAACTATTAAACTAGACTCATAAGTGGTCCCCTTGCCTCTAAAGCCCTAAATTCCacaaataaaaattctctgtgaACTACCAATAGTTCtttatctgtgccccctttgtggTATATGTCAGTTTCTTCTGGTATTATAATTGTAGACGTATAATCTCTTTTTCCCTGGACTGTCAGCTCCTTTAGAGTAAGGATGCTGTCTCATTCATTTTTGTAGTCTATAAAGCGTCTTCCACAGTGACTTACATAGACAATTATTCAGTCAGTGTTTTGAATGCAAGGCTCAGTTCTACTCACTAGGAGAAAAATCTGAACAAAAATACTCCAAGCACTTCAAAACATCATCTCTTCTAAGAGATTAACATTAGAATAATAGTATTAAGAGGTCAAAACAAGCATTTGTTCAATTGAActgatcaaaaaaataaaaatgtttaacataCTATTTCCCCCTATGTTATTTCATGGACATGGGTATATTGTTATCTGAAGATGTTTTACTTTGCTAAGATGAAGAAAGCAAAAGGATTAGGATAGATTGATGTTTTGATTCCTTTAGTTAAAATATTGTGTATAtaacaaataactttttttctggCCGAGCcgagcagcttgtgggatcttagttccccgaatagggactgaacccaggccacagcagtgaaagcgctgagtcctagccactggactgccagggaattcccataacgtttttaaagaaagagatttGAGGCAGAACTGCCGAAAAGGGTAAGAAATACTTACGGGCTTGCAGTCATATAGACCTAGGCTTTAATCCCATCTTtatcatttaccagctgtgtgatcttgggtaggTTAGTTGTCCTGAGCTTGTTCCCTCTTCTGTAGAATGAGAATGCCAACAAGGTGGTTGTAATAAGTGAGACTAATGTTTACATAAAACATTTGCACAGTACATAAGTGcctgacaaaaaagaaaaacttgttttCTTCTTAAACCACCGCACCCTTATTCTTTCATCATGAACCCTTCCTCTAAGCCCTATTGCCACCAGTCTCCTGAAATACAGACAACTTATTTCCCATGGTTTAAATGATTTGCTCAGGCCATTTCTGTCCTTATATAATAACCTGGACCTCCTATCAATGGTCTTACCATCCAGAATTAGGTGAACTCAATGTTAGAAATAGACGGAATTGACTGTATTAGTGATAAACTTTCTATACTGGGAATGTCCTAAAAGTAGGGACTCCTGAGGTTTTGGCACTGTGttaactcactgtagtttttgATGTGGTATATGCTTTATCACATTCCTTTGCTGTCTCTtctgactgccagggaagtccccacattttttaaacttatattgaggtataatgtacatataataaatatacaggTGAATGAATAATGACAAATGAATGCATCTGTGTAATAACCACACCAATAAAgctatagaacattttcattgcaCCCCAAAATTTCCCTTGTGCCCATTTGCAGACAACCCCCCTTCCGCACACCTagtcctaggcaaccactgacctgcttGCTGTAATCATAGATTAGTTTGGCCTGTTCAAGTATTTCCTCCAAATGCAGTCATATAGTATTTACTCTTTTGagttggcttcttttgctcagcgtACAGATTTTGAGGTTAATAatccatgttgtttcatgtacccattttctgcatttttcatgaccatttattgtttgtttttttttttttgtacgcgggcctctcactgccgcggcctctccggggcctctccagttgcggagcacaggctccggacgcgcaggctcagcggccatggctcacggacccagccgctccgcggcatgtgggatcttcccggactggggcatgaacccgtgtcccctgcatcggcaggcggactctcaaccactgcgccaccagggaagcccatgaccaTTCATTCTTAATCCACTGCAGTCTGGTTTTTCGCCCTCTATTAGAACTGCCTTGCAAATTTACAAATGACCTTCATGCCACTAAACCCAATGGATCATTCCTTCTCTTGCTGACTTGTAGGGAGTATTTGCCACTGTtaacctttccttccttttctcttggctTTCATGATACattctctgctttcttctttcattgTAGCCATTtgtcttcagtttcctcttctgtgtatCGCTTATATGTTGGTGTTCCTCATGTTCAGACCTAGGTCCTTATCTCACACTCTACATGCTTTCCCTGGGTGATCACCTACATTCCAAGGCTTTAATTATCATCAACAGGCTAACTCCAGTCCAGCCCCCCCTGCCAAACTATAGACCCGTCCAGCGGCAAGACACCACCACTTAGGTGACTCAAAGGCATCTCAAATTCAgtgcatcgggcttccctggtggcgcagtggttgggagtctgcctgccgatgcggggggcgcgggttcgtgccccggtccgggagggtcccgcgtgccgcggagcggctgggcctgcgcgtctggagcctgtgctccgtggcgggggggccgcagcggtgggaggcccgcgtaccattaaaaaaaaaaagaaaaaaaagaaaattcagtgcaTCTAAAATGGAAACTCCTTCTTCCCCCATAAAATCCCTGGTGTTCCCTGTTAGTTCATTGACATTCTCACTTAGCCACTTAGAAATCTGAGTTATTCGAGActgcttccttttcttcacatcctcagcTAACTAATCGCTAAATTAGATTTTACCTCCTAAGAATCTTGACTCGCTATTGCTGCTACCCTAGCGCAGACCTCTTATCTCCTGCATCTCTTCTCTGAACCACTGCCCTCCCTAATTGCTCTCGTTAAATCCAAATTGTGCTCTTCAATCAATCCATATTCCACTATGTACAGATCTGATCTTGTCTCTCTCCAGCTTACAACCCTTCAAGTTAAACTTTAACAAGGGCCTGCAGGATCTGGCCCTTGCCAAATATCTTGAGCCACATCTCTACTCCCCTTACATTTGACAGTCTAGCCATACCGAAATTTGGTTCTAGGAGCCACGGCTTTCTTTCAACATTCTGCtgcgtgtggcttgcgggatgttagttccccgaccagggctcaaacccacgcccgctgcagtggaagtgtggagtcctaaccacaggaccataagggaagtcccccagaatttgaattttttaatctacatttaAATTAACAGGAACCATGTTTATAAAATTTGATGTTAGGTATGTACTCATGCCCCAACGATAATTGCAGTATTAAATTTTACTATatagcctttatttatttactatattaGTTTATAAATTACAGTAAAATGCAGAGTTGTCTGCTCTGGATGGCTAGCAAAAGGTATGCTACTTGTAcctattctaatttttaattaccTAGTTTCTAGCATGTATAGATTAAGAGTATATACTGTTCTTATAAGTTCCTGTTTCCTTATGAGACCTTATTCCTGAAGGAATGGATATCATTGCTAGAATGTACACAAAGACATATTcacagaggtttttgttttttcagataagagttactaaattttaaaaattaaaaaaagtttacaaacaaaGAGAACAAACTTCTGTTAATGATAGTCTAGGTAATTTGGATTAACCCTTCTGTTGAAGACAGCTAAAAAACGtggatgaaattttttttttaattcttaaaatcatTAAAGAGCTATTAAGATAAGTAGGGAAATACTAGGCCAAATCTTAGAACACAAGAACCAAGAAAAGTAAGTGCAGCACACAAAGGCACATTTTTGGCTTCAGGGCATTTGCCAGTTTAGTAGCAATAGCTTCAGTATTGAAACTGACCTGTATTTTTGGTGGGATTATAGGGCTAGTGAGGCAAAAGACAAAGTCCAGGGCCCACCAAGGTGGGCTCACACTCACTTTAAACTAGGACCCTGGAGTTCACCCTCAAGTTTgaactggaaattaaaaaagCCCTTGCCAGGCTTTCAGACCATATTTTTGCCATTTTGGTGCCAAGGGAAATTAAAGCATTGAATTTGTATCACGGTGATCCTTGACAAGTACTTCAAGTTActatcagagaaaaataaaaatcctctcTGGAGAAAGATAGCATTAAGCCCTACTTAGGGCTTATATTATGCCTACACATAGTTTTTCATATACATGTTCAGCACACAAAGATAACTAGACACAGAAGAAAACAAGACCCCATAAGTGAAAACCAGGAAATagacaacagaaacagaaacacagaaaacatCAGATATTATAATTAGCAAACTCAGATTACAAAACAATTATGATCACTAGGGTCAAAGAACAGCCAACCTTGGGAATTTCATCAAGGaaccagaaactataaaaaatgaCTTAGATTTGAAAAACCAAATacaaattctagaactgaaaaactaAAGAATTTAATGGATGGGTTTAACAACAGACTAGACACACTGGAAGGGAGATTAGTGTGAACCATAAATTTGTCAGGAAAAAAGCATCAAGAAGGTAGCTTGGCAAGACAAGGTGGAAAATGTGAAGAGAGTAAAGAGACATAGAGGAAACAGTGAAAACTTTATTTGGAGGTCCAGAAGTTGATGAATGACAGTATTTGAGAATAGCTAAAAATTTCCTGGAATTGATAGATGTCAGTTCACAGATTCTAAAAGCTCAGTGAATCtcaagcagaataaataaaaataaatccacaccCAGATACATCATAGTAAGTTGCAGAAAACCACaggcaaaaagaacaaaatttgaaaGCAGCCAGCTGTCTTCAAAGGAGTGACAGACTGAGAACTGACTTCCCAGGAGCAACGAAGGCTGCAGAATGATAGAATCtatgtgctgaaagaaaataacttccAACCTAGAATATCCATCTAGAATTGAGAAAGGCAAAATAAAGGTCTTTTCAGATCAACAACAATGGAAGAGTTCCTTACCAGCAGGCCAACACTAAAGCAAACCCTGAGGCAGGGTAGGCAAACTTCCCTAAAaagctagatagtaaatattttagtcttgcAGGCCATAGGGTATGGTATCTGTCACAACCACTCAACTTTGCTGTTGTAGCGCAAAAAAACCACAGACAATAACAAATCAGTAAGCCTGGTGGTATTCCAATGAAACTATTCACAAAAATTGGCAATGGGCTGGATTTGATGGGTCAATTGTATATTGCTGACTCCTGTTCTAAAGTTTAAACATCAGACACAAGGGAAATGACCCCAGATGGAAAGGCAGAGATTCCAGAAAGAAAGCAGAGtggtaaataaacaaacatcGATTATATGAAACttggttttaaaaaacataaagaactgggaattccctggcggtccaatggttaggactctgcactttcactgccgtgggcctgagTTCCATCcgtagttggggaactaagatcccacaagctgcggggtgcggccaaaaaaacaaaacagtaaagaaCTAAAACACATGCTTAACAAGAGCATGTATCTTGGGAAGAGGTTAAATGGAGTTAGTTTTCTAGGTTCTCTGTATTATCTCTCTGGGGGAAGTGTAAAGACTTTGATACATTAAAAACGCCCCTTATAACTTCTAGGGTAACtgctaaaagaataaaaacagactAAAATTTTCAAACTactagaaggggaaaaaatgaaatgattaaaaggcagacaagaaaggagagaaaattaaacataaaacagGTGAGACAAATAGACAAAATAAGAGCTT encodes:
- the FMC1 gene encoding protein FMC1 homolog, with the translated sequence MAALGSPLRTWRGLLRELRYLNAATGRPYRHTPAYRYLVKAFRAHRVTSEKLCRAQHELHFQAATYLCLLRSIREHVALHQEFHCKGERSVEESAGLVGLKLPPQPGGKGWEP